The following proteins come from a genomic window of Methanocella conradii HZ254:
- a CDS encoding deoxyuridine 5'-triphosphate nucleotidohydrolase, whose translation MILGKTELEKMMDSLAVDAIDIKAQLQVNGFELTAGKVESFEGAGRIGFTNEERSLPTTKPLEWGSDGWLFLKPGCYKVTFNEAVSIPKDACAIGLPRSSLLRMGVSIHTAVWDAGYRGRSEALLVVYNEDGFYIKKGARILQLLFMRLTSPQEGYNGRYMGENL comes from the coding sequence ATGATACTGGGAAAGACAGAGCTTGAAAAGATGATGGATAGCCTGGCCGTAGATGCCATAGATATAAAGGCCCAGCTACAGGTTAACGGATTCGAGCTTACGGCGGGCAAAGTCGAATCTTTTGAAGGCGCGGGCCGAATAGGGTTTACAAATGAGGAAAGGTCCCTGCCTACGACTAAGCCCCTGGAGTGGGGCAGCGACGGCTGGCTATTCCTGAAGCCGGGCTGCTACAAGGTCACGTTCAACGAGGCCGTGTCCATCCCGAAGGATGCTTGCGCCATAGGCCTTCCTCGCTCCAGCCTTTTGAGGATGGGCGTGAGCATCCATACGGCCGTGTGGGACGCGGGCTATAGGGGGCGAAGCGAGGCCCTTCTGGTCGTATACAACGAGGACGGCTTTTACATCAAGAAGGGTGCCAGAATATTGCAGTTGCTCTTCATGAGGCTCACGTCGCCACAGGAAGGCTACAATGGGCGCTATATGGGCGAAAACCTCTAG
- the serS gene encoding serine--tRNA ligase, protein MLELKFVRNNPEAVREALRKRRASTEPLDRLLEYDRAWREALKEGDALKHQRNVVSLEIAKLKKENKDASAKIEEMRAISDRIKAIDERLREYESRMQDLLLNIPNIPSSTTPLGKDETENVVVRTWGEPREFTFVPKNHWDIGEELDILDFKRAVKISGEGFVVYKGLGALLERALINFMLDVHIRQGYTEVFPPVLMNERAMIGTGQLPKFREDMYACTDGFYLAPTAEVPVTNLFMDEYIESLPVYLTAYTACFRREAGKHGQDTRGIIRQHQFDKVELVKFTTPETSYEEHEKLTRDAEEILQLLKLPYRVINLCTGDLGFSAAKTYDIEVWVPAQGKYREISSCSNFESYQARRANIRYRTPEGPRFVHTLNGSGLAVGRTVVAILENYQREDGSVEIPEALRPYMHGITEITKDVS, encoded by the coding sequence ATGCTGGAACTCAAGTTCGTGAGAAACAACCCGGAAGCCGTGAGGGAGGCGCTGAGAAAGAGGCGGGCGAGCACAGAGCCGCTCGACAGGCTTCTCGAATACGATAGGGCCTGGAGAGAAGCCCTGAAAGAGGGGGATGCGCTGAAGCACCAGCGTAACGTGGTGTCCCTCGAGATAGCGAAGCTCAAGAAGGAGAATAAGGATGCGAGCGCGAAGATTGAGGAGATGCGCGCCATCTCCGACCGCATCAAGGCGATAGACGAGCGGTTAAGGGAATACGAGTCCAGGATGCAGGACCTCTTGCTGAATATACCTAATATTCCGAGTAGTACTACTCCATTGGGCAAGGATGAGACCGAGAACGTCGTGGTCAGGACGTGGGGGGAGCCAAGGGAGTTTACCTTCGTGCCTAAAAACCACTGGGATATTGGCGAGGAATTAGACATATTGGACTTCAAGAGGGCTGTTAAGATATCCGGTGAGGGCTTCGTGGTGTACAAGGGCCTGGGCGCGTTGCTGGAGCGGGCTTTGATAAACTTCATGCTGGACGTACATATAAGGCAGGGCTACACAGAGGTGTTCCCCCCGGTTCTCATGAATGAGCGGGCGATGATTGGCACCGGCCAGCTTCCCAAGTTTAGGGAGGACATGTACGCCTGCACGGATGGGTTCTACCTGGCGCCCACGGCGGAGGTGCCCGTGACAAACCTTTTTATGGACGAGTATATAGAGAGCCTGCCCGTTTACCTGACCGCCTATACGGCCTGCTTCAGGCGGGAGGCTGGCAAGCATGGGCAGGATACGAGGGGCATAATCCGCCAGCACCAGTTCGACAAGGTGGAGCTTGTAAAGTTTACGACGCCCGAAACCTCGTATGAGGAGCACGAAAAGCTGACCAGGGATGCTGAGGAGATACTACAACTTTTAAAGCTGCCCTACCGTGTCATAAACCTGTGCACCGGAGACCTGGGCTTCTCCGCGGCAAAGACATACGATATCGAGGTTTGGGTCCCTGCGCAGGGCAAGTATCGGGAGATCTCTTCGTGCTCCAACTTTGAGAGCTACCAGGCCAGGAGGGCTAACATCCGTTACCGCACGCCCGAAGGGCCGAGGTTCGTCCACACTCTGAACGGCTCTGGCCTGGCAGTGGGGCGCACCGTGGTCGCCATCCTCGAGAACTACCAGCGTGAGGATGGCAGCGTGGAGATACCAGAGGCTTTAAGGCCCTACATGCATGGCATCACCGAGATAACGAAGGATGTAAGCTAG
- a CDS encoding peroxiredoxin family protein — MYRSMPGKVREGGMAPMFSALEVRGDKFDTRACLGMSSLVLFFYRGHWCATCREELLDLKSEYPRIKEYAEVAAISTDSLDEAKDMAVDLHLPYKIISDPDHRIIDMYDVYDVENGTAFITLFLIDKAGVVRYKRLITGLEDVLPAAEVVNKLKAMRSGL; from the coding sequence ATGTACAGGTCTATGCCGGGAAAAGTGAGGGAGGGGGGCATGGCGCCGATGTTCAGCGCCCTGGAGGTGAGGGGGGATAAGTTTGACACGAGGGCTTGCCTTGGCATGAGCAGCCTCGTCTTGTTCTTTTACAGGGGCCACTGGTGCGCCACCTGTAGGGAAGAGCTTTTGGACCTTAAGTCCGAGTACCCCCGAATAAAGGAGTATGCTGAGGTCGCCGCCATAAGCACGGATAGCCTGGATGAGGCCAAGGACATGGCCGTGGACCTGCACCTTCCCTATAAAATCATCAGCGACCCCGACCACCGCATAATCGACATGTATGACGTCTACGATGTCGAGAACGGCACGGCGTTTATAACGCTATTCTTAATCGATAAGGCCGGGGTGGTGCGCTATAAGCGGCTCATCACAGGGCTGGAAGACGTGCTGCCCGCTGCGGAGGTCGTAAATAAGCTAAAGGCCATGAGGTCCGGGCTCTAG
- a CDS encoding GtrA family protein, translating to MKETLTRIDSLMSGIYKDYMKFFKYMGVGVIGTAADWLVFYALIGLADIFYMYAVAVSYFVGMVINFFLNKHFTFNNKYKKVHFQFLSFAFVALIGLGLNEALLFAFVHYIFSSSSDLALMASRVIVTFMVFVWNFLANKHTTFKIFQ from the coding sequence GTGAAGGAAACCTTAACCAGGATAGACTCGCTGATGTCGGGCATCTACAAGGACTACATGAAGTTTTTCAAGTACATGGGCGTAGGTGTTATCGGCACCGCCGCCGACTGGCTCGTGTTTTACGCCCTCATCGGGCTGGCCGACATCTTTTACATGTACGCCGTGGCCGTATCATACTTCGTGGGCATGGTCATCAACTTTTTCCTGAACAAGCATTTCACGTTCAATAACAAGTATAAAAAGGTCCACTTCCAGTTCCTATCATTCGCCTTCGTGGCGCTGATAGGCCTCGGCCTGAACGAGGCGCTCCTGTTCGCCTTCGTGCACTACATATTCTCGAGCTCGTCAGACCTGGCGCTCATGGCCTCGCGGGTCATCGTAACATTTATGGTGTTCGTATGGAACTTCCTGGCAAACAAGCATACGACCTTCAAGATATTCCAGTGA
- the tsaA gene encoding tRNA (N6-threonylcarbamoyladenosine(37)-N6)-methyltransferase TrmO, with protein sequence MQKIVLTPIGYVRNANKVDTPSQELQASTSEIIVEEKYADGLMGLEKNEMITVIFYFHLVDRYELKLHPRGDPSRPITGVFNTRSQFRPNPIGVTVVRLKSIEGNKLVVEGLDAVDGTPVLDIKPHVLTFDEGAKADDTGKDRA encoded by the coding sequence ATGCAAAAGATCGTGCTCACGCCCATCGGCTACGTTCGCAACGCAAACAAGGTTGATACGCCGTCTCAGGAGCTACAGGCCTCGACGTCGGAGATAATAGTCGAGGAAAAGTACGCGGACGGCCTGATGGGACTGGAAAAAAACGAGATGATAACAGTGATATTCTACTTCCACCTGGTAGATAGGTATGAGCTGAAGCTCCACCCTCGAGGAGACCCATCGAGGCCGATAACCGGGGTATTTAATACGAGAAGCCAGTTCCGGCCCAACCCAATCGGGGTCACGGTGGTAAGGTTAAAGTCGATTGAAGGCAATAAGCTGGTGGTCGAGGGGCTGGACGCAGTGGACGGCACGCCCGTGCTGGACATCAAGCCCCACGTGCTCACTTTTGACGAGGGTGCTAAGGCCGATGATACTGGGAAAGACAGAGCTTGA
- a CDS encoding alkaline phosphatase family protein — MRLSDQFVDPSSYGRYNFSGIPGTILSALTPEVPESSLPEDALGGLKKKYEKVVLFLVDGLGWDTFKEMSTKSKHLESLRSRGNAIRLATQFPSTTACNITTMSTALGVARHGIYEWLYYEPKAGEIIAPLLYSFGPNIKERDSLKANEDIRPEDIYPCQTIYEMLKAHGVKSYAFQDKEYAFSPYTNVVFNGAWRYGYMTLADGLANLAGSVREEPGKAYYYFYFDKLDSLSHVYGPSSKEMYAELEAFLILMERIFLDRVKDAASSTLFILTADHGQTSIDPGSCVYINKAFPRIANYIKKSRSGRLLAPAGSCRDMFLYIKDDMVDEAIRLLGDGLRDKALVVNTESLVENGYFGEKRISEKLAERLGNVVVLPYEGHSVWWYEKNLFEIKFFGHHGGLTRQEMEIPFLAWEL, encoded by the coding sequence ATGAGGCTCTCCGACCAATTCGTGGACCCCTCGTCGTATGGGCGATACAACTTTTCGGGCATTCCTGGCACCATTCTTTCAGCCCTTACCCCTGAGGTTCCGGAGAGTTCGCTGCCCGAGGATGCGTTGGGCGGCCTTAAAAAGAAATATGAAAAGGTAGTCCTCTTCCTGGTAGACGGCCTGGGGTGGGACACTTTCAAGGAAATGTCAACAAAATCTAAGCACCTTGAGAGCCTACGTAGCCGGGGTAACGCCATAAGGCTAGCGACCCAGTTCCCCTCGACGACGGCCTGCAATATTACCACTATGAGCACGGCCCTGGGCGTGGCCCGGCATGGCATCTATGAATGGCTCTACTATGAGCCTAAGGCCGGGGAGATAATAGCCCCTCTCCTGTATTCTTTCGGGCCGAATATCAAGGAGAGGGATTCCCTGAAAGCAAACGAGGATATCCGCCCTGAAGACATCTATCCATGCCAGACCATCTATGAAATGCTTAAAGCGCACGGCGTTAAAAGCTATGCCTTTCAGGATAAGGAGTATGCATTCTCTCCTTATACAAACGTAGTTTTTAATGGCGCCTGGCGCTATGGCTATATGACGCTTGCGGATGGGCTGGCGAACCTTGCCGGCTCAGTCCGCGAAGAGCCTGGGAAAGCCTATTATTACTTTTATTTCGATAAACTCGATTCGCTATCCCACGTTTATGGGCCTTCCTCGAAAGAGATGTATGCAGAGCTAGAAGCGTTCTTAATTTTAATGGAGCGCATATTCCTGGACAGGGTCAAGGATGCTGCCTCTAGCACGCTTTTCATCTTAACGGCTGACCACGGGCAGACGTCTATAGACCCTGGTAGCTGCGTTTACATTAACAAAGCCTTCCCCAGGATTGCCAATTATATTAAGAAGTCCAGAAGCGGGCGCCTGCTGGCCCCTGCAGGGTCATGCAGGGACATGTTTCTATATATAAAAGATGACATGGTGGATGAGGCGATACGCCTGCTCGGGGATGGGCTACGGGATAAGGCGCTCGTAGTAAATACGGAGTCTCTAGTCGAGAACGGCTACTTTGGCGAAAAGCGGATATCGGAAAAGCTGGCGGAAAGGCTCGGAAATGTCGTGGTGCTGCCATATGAGGGCCACAGCGTATGGTGGTATGAAAAGAACCTGTTCGAGATAAAATTCTTCGGGCACCACGGCGGCCTCACAAGGCAAGAAATGGAGATACCGTTCCTGGCCTGGGAGCTATGA
- a CDS encoding DNA integrity scanning protein DisA nucleotide-binding domain protein, with protein MSPPDHDETQGQEEKVMSAVLNIAKSISRRGEGGLIIIADRDEVEGLYETHYPQITSRSLLTEQGMNVVVEKLATIDGAVIITPVGELIAFGARVLKSTTIPGFGTRHAAAAGITESLPNATAILISEESSLIKIFQKGNIVIEMDAAEINPNVMEKVVSFLTRNDMALLVATGLSLAVQVPYYDIILVGGSYLIVKAIFEVTSSVLMGKADKEKA; from the coding sequence TTGAGTCCACCAGATCACGATGAAACACAGGGCCAGGAAGAGAAGGTCATGAGCGCCGTCCTCAATATAGCCAAGAGCATATCGAGGAGGGGCGAGGGAGGGCTGATCATAATCGCCGACCGTGATGAGGTGGAGGGGCTATACGAGACACACTATCCGCAGATAACGTCCCGGTCGCTTCTGACGGAGCAGGGCATGAACGTCGTAGTAGAGAAGCTCGCCACCATTGACGGGGCTGTAATAATCACCCCGGTGGGGGAGCTGATAGCCTTCGGGGCCAGGGTCCTGAAGTCCACGACCATTCCTGGTTTCGGCACAAGGCACGCCGCTGCCGCGGGAATAACCGAGAGCCTGCCCAACGCCACGGCTATCCTCATCTCCGAGGAGTCGAGCCTCATAAAGATATTCCAGAAGGGCAACATCGTCATAGAGATGGACGCGGCGGAGATAAACCCCAACGTTATGGAGAAGGTAGTGTCATTCCTCACCAGGAACGACATGGCGCTCCTCGTCGCGACTGGCCTATCGCTTGCGGTGCAGGTCCCCTATTACGACATTATTCTCGTCGGCGGGTCCTATCTTATAGTCAAGGCCATATTCGAGGTCACATCATCAGTACTCATGGGAAAGGCGGATAAGGAAAAAGCCTGA
- a CDS encoding glycosyltransferase — translation MSTVDSMKNKLVFACVVLALFAMGAAAGSVAYSAVCLASWANRTLLSEWLPYVLAISIGALTIVTAYFTYRFVRQCSLQDPPKLKDDEVLPMTIIIPALNEERTIARCVESIMSADYCKNKLEVIIAYEPPPRCTDSTPLLARRLAEKYENVKAIPNKDGHRGTKAGAINSCLKEASGTIIGIYDADHVVAKDALLRASAQFASDEKLACLGGKVIIRDVNYNWFTALVGNECAVFNNFSRYVSQLFTGRHMVYGSNLFIRKEVLEAIGGFDESSLTEDCDLGMKLVCGNYPMKVDYSIKSYEQPAITVRDWWHQRVRWTWGGISVLKKYVKASSSNASGRSVKAFLLYSLGTTGILFSVVFMGFVGFMLYMDVLTPMVLFICVAPLSVLFAAESIVDFCEGRGSVLDMALSIFVRPFIICAYSLVGVYALVMDALREDRAWHPNQRI, via the coding sequence GTGTCTACGGTCGATAGCATGAAAAATAAGCTCGTCTTCGCCTGCGTCGTGCTAGCCCTTTTCGCCATGGGCGCCGCCGCCGGCAGCGTGGCCTACTCAGCCGTCTGTCTCGCCTCATGGGCGAACCGCACGCTCCTCAGCGAATGGCTCCCATACGTGCTGGCCATCTCCATCGGAGCGCTGACCATAGTTACCGCCTACTTTACCTATAGGTTCGTGAGGCAATGCAGTCTTCAGGACCCCCCGAAGCTCAAGGATGACGAGGTGCTTCCTATGACAATAATCATCCCCGCCCTCAACGAGGAGCGGACCATCGCCAGGTGCGTGGAGAGCATCATGTCGGCCGATTACTGCAAGAATAAGCTCGAGGTCATCATCGCATACGAGCCGCCGCCGAGGTGCACCGACTCGACGCCGCTCCTGGCCAGGCGCCTGGCGGAAAAATACGAAAACGTAAAGGCGATCCCAAATAAGGATGGGCATAGGGGCACCAAGGCGGGGGCCATAAATAGTTGCCTGAAGGAGGCATCGGGAACCATCATCGGCATATATGACGCCGATCATGTGGTCGCTAAGGATGCCCTGCTGCGCGCCTCGGCGCAGTTCGCCTCCGACGAAAAGCTCGCCTGCCTGGGTGGCAAGGTCATCATTCGCGACGTCAACTATAACTGGTTCACGGCGCTCGTAGGGAACGAGTGCGCAGTATTCAACAACTTTTCCAGGTACGTCTCACAGCTTTTCACCGGCCGGCACATGGTTTACGGCTCAAACCTTTTCATACGGAAGGAGGTGCTGGAGGCGATAGGGGGATTTGACGAGTCCTCGCTAACCGAGGACTGCGACCTCGGCATGAAGCTCGTATGCGGCAACTATCCCATGAAGGTTGACTACTCCATAAAAAGCTATGAGCAGCCCGCCATCACCGTGCGCGACTGGTGGCACCAGCGGGTCCGCTGGACCTGGGGCGGCATTAGCGTCCTAAAAAAGTACGTGAAGGCCAGCTCCTCAAATGCAAGCGGAAGGAGCGTAAAGGCATTCCTGCTTTACTCGCTTGGCACGACTGGAATATTATTTAGCGTGGTGTTCATGGGCTTCGTCGGCTTCATGCTCTACATGGACGTGTTGACTCCCATGGTTTTGTTCATATGCGTCGCGCCGCTCTCCGTCCTTTTCGCAGCCGAGAGCATAGTGGACTTTTGCGAGGGCCGGGGAAGCGTGCTTGACATGGCGCTATCCATCTTCGTGAGGCCGTTCATCATCTGCGCCTACTCTCTCGTAGGCGTCTACGCCCTTGTCATGGACGCCCTCAGGGAGGACCGTGCATGGCACCCGAACCAGCGTATCTAG